A region of Tigriopus californicus strain San Diego chromosome 7, Tcal_SD_v2.1, whole genome shotgun sequence DNA encodes the following proteins:
- the LOC131883963 gene encoding TPR-containing protein DDB_G0280363-like isoform X3, which translates to MCVYLIPIRRAMVAPHDTNQDDDEGQEPEDDVEEQEDDHAHRTHSLHHQQQQQQQQQQQQQQQHPHHYHPHHQQQPEHHHQPQHHIVHFKEEPANVQRKGLLWQQRDKLFSRWKERYFILTKDYFHCFKKGSSRMTEMGGFIFKLKLLDIDSVDLLDKRGYLTICISLLKEGKIYLRRPEGIKEWYTTLQTHIYDCKRKRKFWVDSSRQITDSTGIEQWLLSRQKVGGTTNNTPSGNQFGYSASNPNIMDSSSSGLSSAHSGTTAPNSRHTSVERPNNISNGARHPFTISRSQILDKNNNENMDHLNDFDRRGFGDGLEAKKRDPGDFMTARRERIMKDEKLSKTSHEMAHNASDPPSMLSAYSSGPRSIDNTKVKLTTSISKSNGLSQSPQLQIHSPKSQQPIQPPPQPQPPRGINRMLLVNELILKEQLVGEDSCSKSGGGTTDECSSSDMDMSTTTTTKSSSPRSTMQIVASMSPPNKSILRIKKVSDDSGHDSGHNSMHTNSSDSNSDGGTPEDHSASPPSMKNGGTTSVVTINGTSVKQPYTSLEDSLILSSDISSTPAELRASKSNFIRFRDKSCIATSSLRNPLYRKTYSLGQVITDL; encoded by the exons acaacaacaacagcatccCCACCATTATCATCCCCACCACCAACAGCAACCAGAACACCATCACCAACCCCAACACCATATTGTCCACTTCAAAGAAGAGCCAGCCAATGTTCAGAGGAAAGGTCTCCTTTGGCAACAACGAGATAAGCTCTTCTCCCGATGGAAGGAGCGCTATTTCATTTTAACCAAGGACTACTTTCATTGCTTCAAGAAAGGTTCATCAAGAATGACCGAGATGGgaggattcattttcaag ctcAAACTGCTTGATATCGACAGCGTGGATTTACTAGACAAACGCGGGTACTTGACCATTTGCATCTCGCTCCTCAAGGAGGGCAAGATATATTTGCGACGACCGGAAGGAATCAAGGAATGGTACACGACCCTTCAG ACCCACATCTACGACTGTAAGCGGAAACGCAAGTTTTGGGTGGACTCTTCTCGACAAATCACGGATTCCACCGGAATTGAACAATGGCTCTTGTCCAGGCAAAAAGTGGGAGGCACGACAAACAACACACCCTCAG GTAATCAATTTGGGTACTCCGCCTCGAATCCCAATATCATGGACTCATCCTCGTCTGGGTTGTCCTCGGCACATTCTGGAACCACAGCCCCTAATTCGAGGCACACCTCGGTGGAAAGGCCCAATAACATCTCGAACGGTGCTCGACATCCCTTCACCATTTCGCGTAGTCAAATCCtggacaaaaacaacaatgaGAACATGGATCATCTGAATGATTTTGACCGTCGTGGCTTCGGGGATGGACTTGAAGCGAAGAAAAGAGACCCCGGCGATTTCATGACTGCCAGACGAGAGCGAATCATGAAGGACGAGAAGTTGTCTAAAACTAGTCACGAGATGGCGCACAACGCGTCCGATCCACCATCGATGTTATCTGCTTACTCCTCTGGTCCAAGATCCATAGATAATACTAAAGTCAAATTGACGACCTCGATCAGCAAAAGTAATGGGTTGTCCCAATCCCCACAATTGCAAATTCACTCCCCAAAGTCCCAACAACCCATTCAGCCTCCGCCCCAACCACAACCACCTCGGGGAATCAACAGAATGCTAT TGGTGAATGAACTGATTCTCAAGGAGCAACTCGTCGGCGAGGATTCGTGTTCGAAATCCGGAGGAGGCACAACGGATGAGTGTTCATCATCGGACATGGATATGAGTACGACAACCACCACTAAATCATCCTCGCCTCGGTCTACCATGCAAATCGTGGCGAGCATGTCTCCACCCAACAAGTCCATTTTGAGAATCAAGAAGGTGTCCGACGATTCTGGTCATGATTCTGGGCATAACTCCATGCATACGA ATTCTTCTGACTCGAATTCCGACGGTGGCACGCCCGAGGATCACTCAGCCAGTCCTccaagcatgaaaaatggagGCACCACCAGTGTGGTAACCATTAATGGAACATCCGTCAAGCAACCTTACACTAGCTTGGAAGATTCCCTTATCTTGTCCAGTGATATTTCTTCCACTCCAGCCGAACTGCGGGCTTCCAAATCGAATTTTATTCGATTCAGAG ATAAATCCTGCATTGCCACAAGTTCATTGAGAAATCCACTGTATCGAAAGACCTACTCGTTGGGTCAAGTCATAACCGATCTGTAA
- the LOC131883964 gene encoding uncharacterized protein LOC131883964 encodes MPVESEDFFSPIFDDGLNRFISACLWLPSVTIGTFFNLAVIEGIKDDQYSTLVRQLQVGILTLNVCHNVCPIWIDIIRQLYGPLPTSICTLAVHWKYSRFLLTYLLAGEGHLLRILYCTVWSNVGYLNDQFALQFVHVWNALIALHLCALTWLLEDHQNLRFFLCTGTEPNKRPNTVDRLLTHLIIYSLCIMVTASFVTKMKSRKCLKNRNEVQGLSNYVPPKRTFADLLNLKMVQVPLILLALVPEMYFSHVPWDATLNSGARSRLLCVSQFFYHFVLGLVIPLTYIMVDDKIHTGYLQLKKDTMNWMKSKFWLNHRLSRATLIVIENKH; translated from the exons ATGCCAGTGGAGAGTGAGGATTTCTTCTCCCCAATTTTTGACGATGGGCTGAATCGTTTCATATCGGCCTGCCTGTGGCTACCAAGTGTCACAATAGGCACATTCTTTAATCTTGCTGTGATCGAGGGCATCAAAGATGACCAATATTCCACACTTGTTCGGCAATTGCAAGTAGGCATTTTGACCCTCAATGTGTGTCACAACGTGTGTCCCATTTGGATCGATATCATTCGTCAATTATACGGACCTCTTCCCACTTCCATTTGCACATTGGCCGTTCATTGGAAGTACTCCCGATTCCTACTGACCTATCTTTTGGCAGGGGAAGGCCACTTGTTGCGGATCCTTTATTGCACGGTCTGGTCTAATGTGGGATACCTCAATGATCAATTTGCTTTGCAATTTGTTCATGTTTGGAACGCGCTAATAGCCCTTCATTTATGCGCGTTAACGTGGCTGCTAGAGGACCATCAAAATCTGAGATTCTTTTTGTGCACCGGAACCGAGCCAAATAAGAGACCAAACACAGTTGACCGGTTATTAACACATTTGATCATTTATTCTTTGTGCATTATGGTTACAGCCTCATTTgttacgaaaatgaaaagtaGAAAATGCTTGAAGAATCGAAACG AAGTGCAAGGTTTGAGCAATTACGTTCCACCCAAAAGAACTTTCGCGGATTTACTTAATCTGAAGATGGTTCAAG TTCCTTTGATCTTGTTAGCGCTTGTTCCCGAGATGTATTTCTCTCATGTTCCATGGGACGCGACGCTCAACTCGGGGGCTCGATCCAGACTATTATGTGTCTCCCAATTTTTCTACCATTTCGTATTAGGCCTGGTTATCCCTTTGACGTATATCATGGTAGATGACAAGATCCACACCGGCTACCTTCAGCTCAAAAAAGATACTATGAATTGGATGAAGTCGAAATTCTGGCTCAATCATAGACTCTCACGAGCAACCCTGATTGTTATCGAGAACAAGCATTAA
- the LOC131883692 gene encoding negative elongation factor B-like has protein sequence MASATHPLASASTAGPHTTSASAVALPASSSGLSGLSGLTSGGTTPGGLTGGVAGGSAVVSSSGSSSGFGLEEIGIPGRDYLKEALTSCTDPLKAIEDFQIENGILLPSLRPMLPMLDLHGIKRLDFHNSVLEDLRERLIQQITGPTAQSGISAKERERKLKELLVKSFPVIKIKSLRPVVMSVLKQMSFIEDRYLKVLVRDKELYEDCDIVIKRHLWRDNQSLFGDEVSPHLSNYIRDKEALLYRHEAPNAFFALSPKARRQLEVIQRLADMIGNNVKLYDMTLQFLRTLFLRTRNVHYCTLRAELLMALHDLEVQDIVSVDPCHNFTWCLDACIRERNVDVKKSRELQGILDAIRRGQEQVLGDLSMTLCDPFAIHFLAASALKILNHQVEREGMPRDNTILHLLLRMLFLGLSAWEMIETQEFAEPKLDPKLVTKFIPALMSLIVDDQVRAQNNKLPLEDRATAQIVIEHSGPPPESYQNFIGSSLVATTLAMHYTLQTARAKDATGLKRVLGFLANVVHMHPYEDTFMHSLVTNLILMRDDFDAQDFCTCVFDEFFFTSINHDNFVRHLMRLLWFVYTKVNGTRLENIMKLTEPAAYGTPEATKDPMTQEYSALKERIDAHLKALASSRANEEGKADQVLENV, from the exons ATGGCCAGCGCCACCCATCCCTTGGCCTCGGCCTCAACCGCCGGCCCACATACCACCTCGGCTTCCGCCGTGGCCCTGCCCGCTTCGTCGTCGGGCTTGTCGGGCTTGTCCGGCTTGACGAGTGGCGGGACCACCCCAGGTGGGCTCACGGGTGGCGTGGCGGGTGGCTCTGCGGTGGTTTCGTCATCGGGCTCGTCGTCGGGTTTCGGCTTGGAGGAGATTGGGATTCCAGGGCGCGACTATCTGAAGGAAGCCCTGACTTCGTGCACCGACCCGCTCAAGGCCATCGAGGACTTCCAGATCGAAAACGGCATCCTGTTGCCCTCGCTGCGACCCATGCTGCCCATGCTGGACCTCCACGGGATCAAACGCTTGGACTTTCACAACTCCGTGTTGGAGGATCTTCGCGAGCGGCTTATTCAACAAATCACGGGCCCCACGGCTCAATCCGGCATCAGTGCCAAAGAGCGAGAACGGAAACTCAAAGAGCTCTTGGTCAAGTCGTTTCCCGTCATCAAGATCAAGTCCTTGCGACCCGTGGTCATGAGCGTTTTGAAGCAGATGAGCTTTATCGAGGATCGATATCTCAAGGTCCTGGTCCGTGACAAAGAGCTCTACGAAGACTGCGATATCGTGATTAAGCGCCATCTTTGGCGCGACAATCAGTCCCTGTTTGGCGACGAAGTTTCGCCTCATCTAAGTAATTACATTCGCGACAAAGAAGCTCTCCTTTATCGCCACGAGGCGCCCAATGCCTTCTTCGCCCTCTCGCCTAAGGCCCGCCGCCAACTCGAGGTGATTCAGCGATTGGCCGATATGATTGGCAACAATGTCAAGCTCTACGACATGACGCTTCAATTCTTGCGCACCCTCTTCCTCCGTACGCGGAACGTGCATTATTGTACGTTACGCGCCGAACTTTTGATGGCGCTTCACGACCTCGAAGTCCAGGATATCGTGTCCGTGGATCCGTGCCATAACTTTACCTGGTGTCTCGACGCCTGCATCCGAGAACGGAACGTGGACGTCAAGAAGTCGCGCGAGCTTCAGGGCATCCTGGACGCCATTCGCCGTGGACAGGAACAAGTCTTGGGTGACCTGTCTATGACCTTATGTGACCCGTTCGCCATTCACTTCTTGGCCGCCTCGGCTCTCAAGATTTTAAACCATCAGGTCGAGCGTGAGGGTATGCCGCGTGATAACACCATCCTCCACCTCCTTCTTCGAATGCTGTTCTTGGGCCTGTCGGCCTGGGAAATGATCGAGACTCAAGAATTTGCCGAGCCCAAGTTGGATCCGAAGTTGGTGACCAAGTTCATTCCTGCGCTCATGTCACTCATCGTGGACGATCAAGTGCGGGCTCAGAATAATAAGCTACCACTTGAGGACCGAGCCACAGCTCAAATTGTTATTGAACATTCGGGCCCTCCCCCAGAGTCGTATCAG AACTTCATTGGCAGTTCCCTGGTGGCCACGACCTTAGCTATGCATTACACTTTGCAAACAGCTCGTGCCAAAGATGCCACGGGCCTGAAACGAGTTTTAGGATTCTTGGCCAACGTTGTTCATATGCATCCTTACGAAGACACATTTATGCATAGCTTGGTGACCAACCTCATCCTG ATGAGAGATGATTTTGACGCTCAAGATTTTTGTACATGTGTTTTTGATGAGTTCTTTTTCACATCGATTAACCATGACAACTTTGTTCGACATCTCATGAGACTTCTTTGGTTCGTGTACACCAAAGTGAATGGCACTAGGCTTGAAAATATCATGAAGTTAACCGAACCCGCAGCATATGGAACCCCTGAGGCGACGAAGGATCCCATGACTCAAGAGTATTCAGCCCTGAAAGAAAGAATTGATGCACATCTAAAGGCTTTGGCTTCTAGCCGAGCCAATGAGGAGGGAAAGGCCGATCAAGTTCTGGAGAACGTCTAA